The following is a genomic window from Panthera uncia isolate 11264 chromosome B4, Puncia_PCG_1.0, whole genome shotgun sequence.
gagtgctagatttcttttgggggtaagaaaaatgttctaaacttGATTATGCTGATGGTTGCTGAAGTCTGAACTCTTAAAAGCCACTGAACTGCATGGGGGCAGCTGTGAATGGTATGGTATGTGCATcgtatctcaacaaagctgttagGAAGAAAAGTAGCAGCCCTGGAGATAAACAGGACTTAGTGAACAATGCTAATTGAGGACATTTTAGCCTCAGAGGCCAGCAAAGCTAGAATTCAAGGTTTGTGGGGAATGCAACTCAAATGGGAATGTCTTCTGGGCACCAGCACTACACTGGCTAGGGCCATTCTGCCACCACAGAGAGCCCTGGCTCCAGCAAGGAAGAGCCCATGGTGGTATTCCACACTCTGCACATTTAATGCTTCCTAGAAGCTGGGAAAACACCACAGGCTGGTAGGCATCTGGACCCAGCTTATTGGAGGAGAGATGGAGCCTGAGAGGCTGGCAGCTGGGAGAACTcagttccttttctcccttctctcttagTCTGTTAGGGCTGCTTTAACAGAACACCATAGGCTGGGCTGCTTATAAatgcagaaatttatttctcacagttctagaggttggcaagtccaagatcaaggagcTGGCAGATTGGATGTCTGGTGAGAGCATGCTTCCTGGTTCACAAACCATCTCGCTGTGCCCTCACGTGGCAGAAGGGAGGAAGTCTGGGGCTCCATCCACGTGACCTCATCACCTGTCCCTCCACAACcgtcacactggggattaggtgTCAATGTAAGTATTCTGGAGGTGCACAGACACCTTATCTGGTCCTGCTGTCAGGCTGTGTACGGGCCACACTCTGTCTGGGACTTAGGCCTGATGCCCCTGCCACTATGAGGTGAAATCGCACCACTGGAAAGGACTCTACAGCTAGGAACTCTTGACCCATAGTAACATGGAACTCAAAGTACCCAGAATTCTAACCAGAGTtaacacatttattcattattgataATCTCCCTTTTGTGCACACATATGCATGGGTGTGGCATACACACAGGTAACCTGAGATACTTGGTTTCCCATTATGTGCCAGAATCCTCACCCCTTCACTGAAGCTTAGAGCTGTGTCTCCATTCCAGGGGCAGATGGCATCCCATTGTGCTTGCCCGGACCCCAGAGGGACAAAGCCTTCAGTTTCTCCAAAGGAAGCACTTTCAGGAACCACTTCTTCAAACACTGGGCCTTAGCATCTCTCTTCTTTGAACCAACTCAGACTTTTAAAGACAGAGTGGTACACTTCCCTCTCTCCTCAAAGAGGCCTGCTTCTGCCAGCCCTCTaactcctgccctgcccccctctgCCCACCCTGATGTGAGGTCCGTATCTCATACTCAGTCTTGGGTGCCCAGCTCTGGTGCTTCCTGTGCTCACGGGGGGCAAGAGGTGTGCGGATGGGGGGCTGCTGCCCAGGGGCCCGCCCATGCAGTCCCTAAAGACCCTGTCTTTGACTGAGTGCCAAAACAGGGGCTCAGGATTTCAGACTTTTCTCCCCATTGAATGCTGTTAGGTTTCACACCACACATTTCCATCCTGTCTCTTTCCAAAACTGAGCTGAGGTGGCTTTCAGGTATGTTTGGTCCTTAGCCTCCTTCTCTGCAGAGCAGCAGCTCCCCATATCAAAGGAATCCCAGGCCACAGGGCTGATGTCCCAAACCCCAGCCTGGCCCACATGCCTTCTCCAACTGGGGCTCTAGCTGCCTCTCCACCACCTCTCTTACTGCTCCAGCCCTCACCCCACCTGCTGCCTTCTGCAACCACAGTGTCTTGGCCCAGGTTTcccttctttgtattttcatagcCCTGGGGAGACCTCTACTATGGCCTTACTTCGCTCATGATTATCCTGTTTGCTAATCTGTTGCTCTCACTAGATGTTAAGCCCCTCCGTGGCCGGGGCCAATATCTCCTGCAATTTACCTTTGTATCTcagatgcctggcacataagaggtgcaaaataaatgctgaaatgaatgaaagaattaatgaatgaatgaatggtggagACTCAAGGACACTTTGTCACTAGCTCCTGGGAATGGGCTGTGGATTCTTGTGGGGAAGAGACATCATGAccagagggtcagagaaagaaaattaaggggGATGCCCAGGGATCAAGAGGTTAACACTTCAAAGGCAAACATTTCACACACggacatatgtatacatacagacACTCATGTGCACACTTGTGTACATACATGCACCCTTCTCCCAACACTCGGGGTCTAAGGAGGCCCTATGGCAtctcaggctccacaccgtcCCAGCCAGAATTCTTCTGAAGCTCTTGGAAGAAAAGTTGCCGCTGGAGGCTTCTCAGGCTCTCTACGTCCTCAGGCGAGAGCTGCTTGGCCGACCTCCCCAGGTCctgcttttctccctcctcctccatttCCAGGAGTCCTTCAGGGGGCTGCGGGGAGCTCCTGGAGATGTAGCCCTGGTCGGACTGCACTGACTGTCGCTGCCCATCCTCACAGGGAGCGTACAGGTCTTTGAGGGCTGCTGCGGCGCTCTCCCAGCCCTCCTGGTCCTGGCGGCCCAGACTCTGTTGGAAGAGTGAGAACATCAGGCCTTCGAGCTGTTCCCTCACGTCTTCCGGGAGGTGGTTGGGCGATGCCCTAGGCGTGCTGCAGAGGGGCAGGTCCTCTGAGTCCACGGGGAAGAGGATGCTGTTCCGCCGAGGGCCGTGGCCCTCCAACAGCGGCCAGGCCTCATCTCCCTCTACCACGGCCAAGCGGCTGGCTGTGCTGCTCCCGGTGGCTTGAGGGACAGGCTGCACTGCCTGAATTGGAGGCGCCTCCTCCACAGGGAGCACCTCTGTCTGGAGCGTCAGGGCTGCCGGCTCTCCCTGGGGCTGAACTTGAGGTTCCAGCCGGGacattccccttccttcctcacagACGCGCAGATTGAGCACCAGGCAGCCCTCGGAGGCAGGTTCCTGCACCAGGGGCTTTTGCTTGATGATCCCTCCTCCCGGTGGCAGCAGCGGCTCTTCAAACACCTCTTCATCCAGGGATGGGAGGTCCTGGTCCTCTGCGGAGCAAAGGTTCTCGCGCTCGAACCAGTCAGGGCACTGAGCCTGCCACTCCCGGAACCTCTCCACGGCCTCCTTCAGCAGCCAGCCACTGGGGCTCCGCAGGTAGTTCTCACCCGTGAGCTCCCCAACGCGGTGCATCCGGCCGGGTTCAAACATCTCCAGGTCCTGGATTCGGAAGTAAACTTCCTCAAATTTGTCCATGAGTGGGTACCTGGGAGTGATGTTGAAGAGGTCAGGAATATCACTCTCACTGCTGATGTCACGGAAGTAGCAGACAATGTAGGTGCCGAAGCAGGCTGGCTTCTTAAAGTCTGGCAGGATCATGTTCATGGCCGCTGTGAAGAGGTCACCCCCGGGCTTCCAGCAGTCACACCGAAGCTGGACAGCAGGCTCCTCCCAGCCGAGGATGGCCTGCCACTTGGCACGGGTGCCTCGGGAGCACAGGATGATGATCTTGGAGTTGGTCTCTACCATTTCCTGCTTCTGGCGgcccacccaggtcatgatccccaccTCTGAGATGACCTGCTCCTGCAGCAGGTCAAGGGCCACTTCGGTGCCACAGACGGTGAGCAGGAACTGGGCGAACTTTAGGACCACATCCACGTAGAGGGGGTGGTCAGCTGAGTAGACGATCCAGaccttcctgggcttcaggggtgggggtgtcagGCTGCTCTTGGGCAGGACATCTGAGGGAAACAAGGAAAACCAGGCCCACAGGTTCAGGTGTGCATCTGCAATGATCCTCAAACCACAGGCCAGGGGCAGAACTCCTAATGGGTCAGGCCAGGAGCACCCTAGACCAGGAAGAGATTGGTTCCCTAGCCGAGGTAATGCAACTGAGGTCTCAGAATAAGCCAATGTTACTATTTCGCCCATTTTGGCTGCCTGAAAAGAATCACAATTTGACCCCTTCTGGGACAGTGAATTTCTTAAGATTCCTATCTGACCTTTAGCcgatactttaaaaagaaaaagagacacaaaggTCTGCCTATGGAATACAAATATCTGTTATAGGTAGGACCTCTTTTTATAAAAGAtggccccttcccttccttctttgtccaagtgatttaaaaaatgttatcttaGCTTTGCTATTTGAGGTCCCCTCTGTGTGGTGGTACTAGGAAGCAGGTCCTCTTACGGGGAGGTCTCCTGAAGGAGCTCAGGAGTTAAAATGCAGAAGGGAACCCACCCATGTCTCTCAAGAGAACCCTCCATCAAGCCTTTGACAGCAAAACACACCAAACAGAGGCCACCCACACCAGGAAATACTGACCTGTACATTTGGTGTCATTCCCGTATTTTTCACGAGaccctgaaagaaacaaaaatacactgGAGCAGCTCTTTTGGAAGAGAAATAGGGACCAATTCACAAGGGCACCTGATGGCATGCTGTCCCACCCCTGACACAGAGCAAATGATAAGGGAGGGCAGTTATTAGatgcttcagggcctttgcaggACCCTGTGCTGTGTGGAGTCGCTCAGGTGTGAATCCCAGGTCAGCCATGAACAGCTGTGAGATCTGGGAAAGTTACCCATGCCTCAGaaactcagtttcttcctctgtaaaatgggtctgtGTGGCACAGATTAAATGAGACTGTATATGTGAAGTGTCTGGCACACTGAACATAGTCAGCAGGGGTCACAAGCACTTGGCAGCACTGACCCAGCAGGGACTCTCAGAGCGGTGACTGGGAGTTCCACCCACGTCCCTCATTGTAGCCCTggttcctctcctctccacagcTGGGCTGCTTCTGAGAAACACCCCACTGCAGGGAAAGCCTCTTCCTCAGAAGTGTCCTTGCCAGAGGCTTACAACACATCTCCAGAAGTAGCCCCCACCAGGCCGGTTTACAACATTTCCTCCTAGTATTTTTGAGGTGAGGAAGAGAAACAACATTCTTAAGCAACTGTTCCCCCCGAGCTACAAAGAGGGAAGCTGTGGTGCAGGAGTCGGCTCCCCAGTGACATGGCAGGGTGAACGGAACCCCCGACGGCCAAGGAAGACATGCAGAACCTTCATTTCAATCCCTACCTTTTGGGCCCTTTCCCAGAACTACCAAAAGATAGTCAAATGAGTGAACCTTCCTTCATGTCTTCTTCTTCATGTGTTCTTTCCTGTCAGTGTGGCGTGGGGCACTTCAGTAAAAGGTCAGAAGTGCAACAACAGAAATGAAGCAAAAGCCTCTCTGGCGTCTGCAGGGagctttacagtttataaagtgTTCGCAGAGATGTTAACTTATTTGACCCTCCCAATAATCCTGTGGAGAAGAGCTCTCTCACTGGGTCTTCCAGTGCCTGGTCTGGCGTTCTTCCCAtcacacaataaataataattaataaaacctACTCCTGACGAGACTTGAATGTGTGGAAACAGCTCCCAGACTACTGAAGGAAGGGCCCGGGCCCAAGGcggagggggcagggaaaggcTGAGCCCCTAGGCTAAAGGCCCTTGTTCTCTCCTGCTCAGAACTTGGCCAGATCATTCAATCCTCACACACCCCTGAGGGGGAGgtgttatc
Proteins encoded in this region:
- the IL17RA gene encoding interleukin-17 receptor A isoform X1; translated protein: MGTPRRGPPVVPGPLLGRLLLSLLLSGLAPVRASPRLLDYPAPVCSQQGLNCVVKNSTCLDDSWIHLRNLTPSSPKDVQVHLDFVQTQHGDLLPVAGIRWTLQTDASILYLEGAELSVLQLNTNERLCVKFEFLTRLKHHHKRWHFTFSHFVVEPGQEYEVTVHHLPKPIPDGDPNHQSRNFPVPGCEDPRMKMITPCVGSGSLWDPNITVETLEARQLWVSFTLWNESTHYQILLTSFPHTENHSCFQHTLMVPEPAYQDSRQRSNVTLTLSDSNWCCRHRVQIQPFFSSCLNDCLRHSITVPCPEIPDPPVSIADYIPLWVYGFITGISILLVGSVILLIICMTWRLPRSREKYGNDTKCTDVLPKSSLTPPPLKPRKVWIVYSADHPLYVDVVLKFAQFLLTVCGTEVALDLLQEQVISEVGIMTWVGRQKQEMVETNSKIIILCSRGTRAKWQAILGWEEPAVQLRCDCWKPGGDLFTAAMNMILPDFKKPACFGTYIVCYFRDISSESDIPDLFNITPRYPLMDKFEEVYFRIQDLEMFEPGRMHRVGELTGENYLRSPSGWLLKEAVERFREWQAQCPDWFERENLCSAEDQDLPSLDEEVFEEPLLPPGGGIIKQKPLVQEPASEGCLVLNLRVCEEGRGMSRLEPQVQPQGEPAALTLQTEVLPVEEAPPIQAVQPVPQATGSSTASRLAVVEGDEAWPLLEGHGPRRNSILFPVDSEDLPLCSTPRASPNHLPEDVREQLEGLMFSLFQQSLGRQDQEGWESAAAALKDLYAPCEDGQRQSVQSDQGYISRSSPQPPEGLLEMEEEGEKQDLGRSAKQLSPEDVESLRSLQRQLFFQELQKNSGWDGVEPEMP
- the IL17RA gene encoding interleukin-17 receptor A isoform X3; this translates as MQKSKSTCLDDSWIHLRNLTPSSPKDVQVHLDFVQTQHGDLLPVAGIRWTLQTDASILYLEGAELSVLQLNTNERLCVKFEFLTRLKHHHKRWHFTFSHFVVEPGQEYEVTVHHLPKPIPDGDPNHQSRNFPVPGCEDPRMKMITPCVGSGSLWDPNITVETLEARQLWVSFTLWNESTHYQILLTSFPHTENHSCFQHTLMVPEPAYQDSRQRSNVTLTLSDSNWCCRHRVQIQPFFSSCLNDCLRHSITVPCPEIPDPPVSIADYIPLWVYGFITGISILLVGSVILLIICMTWRLPRSREKYGNDTKCTDVLPKSSLTPPPLKPRKVWIVYSADHPLYVDVVLKFAQFLLTVCGTEVALDLLQEQVISEVGIMTWVGRQKQEMVETNSKIIILCSRGTRAKWQAILGWEEPAVQLRCDCWKPGGDLFTAAMNMILPDFKKPACFGTYIVCYFRDISSESDIPDLFNITPRYPLMDKFEEVYFRIQDLEMFEPGRMHRVGELTGENYLRSPSGWLLKEAVERFREWQAQCPDWFERENLCSAEDQDLPSLDEEVFEEPLLPPGGGIIKQKPLVQEPASEGCLVLNLRVCEEGRGMSRLEPQVQPQGEPAALTLQTEVLPVEEAPPIQAVQPVPQATGSSTASRLAVVEGDEAWPLLEGHGPRRNSILFPVDSEDLPLCSTPRASPNHLPEDVREQLEGLMFSLFQQSLGRQDQEGWESAAAALKDLYAPCEDGQRQSVQSDQGYISRSSPQPPEGLLEMEEEGEKQDLGRSAKQLSPEDVESLRSLQRQLFFQELQKNSGWDGVEPEMP
- the IL17RA gene encoding interleukin-17 receptor A isoform X2, whose protein sequence is MGTPRRGPPVVPGPLLGRLLLSLLLSGLAPVRASPRLLDYPAPVCSQQGLNCVVKNSTCLDDSWIHLRNLTPSSPKDVQVHLDFVQTQHGDLLPVAGIRWTLQTDASILYLEGAELSVLQLNTNERLCVKFEFLTRLKHHHKRWHFTFSHFVVEPGQEYEVTVHHLPKPIPDGDPNHQSRNFPVPGCEDPRMKMITPCVGSGSLWDPNITVETLEARQLWVSFTLWNESTHYQILLTSFPHTENHSCFQHTLMVPEPAYQDSRQRSNVTLTLSDSNWCCRHRVQIQPFFSSCLNDCLRHSITVPCPEIPDPPDYIPLWVYGFITGISILLVGSVILLIICMTWRLPRSREKYGNDTKCTDVLPKSSLTPPPLKPRKVWIVYSADHPLYVDVVLKFAQFLLTVCGTEVALDLLQEQVISEVGIMTWVGRQKQEMVETNSKIIILCSRGTRAKWQAILGWEEPAVQLRCDCWKPGGDLFTAAMNMILPDFKKPACFGTYIVCYFRDISSESDIPDLFNITPRYPLMDKFEEVYFRIQDLEMFEPGRMHRVGELTGENYLRSPSGWLLKEAVERFREWQAQCPDWFERENLCSAEDQDLPSLDEEVFEEPLLPPGGGIIKQKPLVQEPASEGCLVLNLRVCEEGRGMSRLEPQVQPQGEPAALTLQTEVLPVEEAPPIQAVQPVPQATGSSTASRLAVVEGDEAWPLLEGHGPRRNSILFPVDSEDLPLCSTPRASPNHLPEDVREQLEGLMFSLFQQSLGRQDQEGWESAAAALKDLYAPCEDGQRQSVQSDQGYISRSSPQPPEGLLEMEEEGEKQDLGRSAKQLSPEDVESLRSLQRQLFFQELQKNSGWDGVEPEMP